The genomic region GCGAAGATCGTGCTCTTGCCCGCGCCCGAGGGCCCGACAATCGCAACCGTCTCGCCGGGCTTCACCGTAAAGCTGACGCCGTTGAGCGACGGCGCATCCGGTCGCGTCGGATAGGAGAAGTGCACGGAATCGAACACGATCTCGCCTCGCGGCGGCGCCGGCATGGCAACGGGCTTCGCAGGCGGGGCAATACCCGGCTGCTCATCGAGAATTTCGACAAGCCGCTCCGTCGCGCCTGCGGCCTGCGCCAGCTCGCCACCCACTTCCGACAAGGCCCCGAAGGAACTGCCTGCAAAAACGGCATAGAGCACGAACTGGCCGAGCGTACCGGCAGACATCGTACCGGCCAGCACGTCACGCGAACCGAACCACAGCACGGCCACGATGCTGGAGAAGATGAGGAAAATGGCAAAAGCAGTCAGAACCGCGCGCGCCTGAATGGAAGAGCGTGCTGCCTGGAAAGACTTTTCCACGGCGCTGCCAAATCGACCCACCACCATTTCCTCGTTGGTGAAGGCCTGCAATGTGCGCATCGCGCCGATCTGTTCGCTGGCATAGGCGTTGGCTTTCGCCAGCATGTCCTGTGTCATGCGCGAGCGGCGGCGCACGGAGCGCCCGAAGGCGATAAGCGGAATGACGATGACCGGAATGGCCGCGATGACCAGCGCCGAAAGTTTCGGGCTCGTGACAACCATCATCGCCAGCGCCCCGACACCCAGAATCATGTTGCGCAGCGCAACAGAGGCCGTCGCGCCGACCACAGACTTGATCTGCACCGTGTCGGATGACAGGCGCGAGACAATTTCTCCCGACTGCGAGCGGTCGAAAAATTCCGGCGAAAGCGCCGTCACATGCGAGAAGACCGCATTGCGCAGATCGGCCACCACCCGCTCACCGAGCGAGATCACGAAGAAGTAGCGCAGGCCCGATGCAAGCGCGAGAATGAGCGCCAGCGCCACGAGCATGCCGAAGTAATTATTGACGAAGATCGCATTCGAACCGGTGAAGCCGTGATCGATCATGCGGCGCAACGCGACCGGCACGGCAAGGGTCGTCACGGCGGCAAGCACCAGCGAGAAGAGCGCACCTGCAACCAGTCCCTTATAGGGCGCGAGGAACGGCGCCACTCTCTTGAGTGGCTTCAGCGAACGGCGTTGGCGGCTTTCTTTTGCGGTCAATTCATGATTCATATCAATTTCAGTATCCCGGTCGGCCATTCTTGTGTTTGCGCCCTTGTTATTGCCGTGCGCCTGATGTATAGGCTCGCCAACCCTTTTGGAAGCCGTTGCCTGCAGGTAATGGGTCTTCATATCTGCCATTGGGCGAAAGTGCCGCAGTTTCGATAGTCAAGGCTGCGCTTTTCACCCCAGACTTTCA from Brucella intermedia LMG 3301 harbors:
- a CDS encoding ABC transporter transmembrane domain-containing protein → MADMKTHYLQATASKRVGEPIHQAHGNNKGANTRMADRDTEIDMNHELTAKESRQRRSLKPLKRVAPFLAPYKGLVAGALFSLVLAAVTTLAVPVALRRMIDHGFTGSNAIFVNNYFGMLVALALILALASGLRYFFVISLGERVVADLRNAVFSHVTALSPEFFDRSQSGEIVSRLSSDTVQIKSVVGATASVALRNMILGVGALAMMVVTSPKLSALVIAAIPVIVIPLIAFGRSVRRRSRMTQDMLAKANAYASEQIGAMRTLQAFTNEEMVVGRFGSAVEKSFQAARSSIQARAVLTAFAIFLIFSSIVAVLWFGSRDVLAGTMSAGTLGQFVLYAVFAGSSFGALSEVGGELAQAAGATERLVEILDEQPGIAPPAKPVAMPAPPRGEIVFDSVHFSYPTRPDAPSLNGVSFTVKPGETVAIVGPSGAGKSTIFALVMRYYDPQSGRILIDGVALPDADPQAVRARISTVPQDVAIFATSVRENIAFGRPGATDEEIMAAAKAALAHDFIMSLDKSYDTEVGERGVTLSGGQRQRIAIARAILRAAPILLLDEATSALDAESEMLVQKALDGLMADRTTLVVAHRLATVLKADRILVLDHGRIVEEGTHQTLVEKGGIYARLAKLQFNAGLVD